In Nerophis ophidion isolate RoL-2023_Sa linkage group LG02, RoL_Noph_v1.0, whole genome shotgun sequence, one DNA window encodes the following:
- the LOC133541554 gene encoding monocarboxylate transporter 1-like: MPAAVGGPVGYTPPEGGWGWMVVIGAFISIGFSYAFPKSITVFFKEIESIFDVTSSQVSWISSIMLAVTYGGGPISSILVNKYGSRRVMMLGGCLSGLGLVAASFCNSVQALYLCIGVVGGLGLSFNLNPALTMIGKYFYNRRPIANGIAMAGSPVFLSTLAPLNTWFYDRFGWRGSFLILGGLLLNCCVAGSLMRPIGPKAKPAEKTTGRSGCSQILNSFIDMSLFKHRGFLLYISGNIIMFFGLFAPLVFLSNFAKSKDIPKEKAAFLLSVLAFVDMVARPSMGIVANTKWVRPRIQYFFAASVLYNGVCHVLAPMSVDYKGFVIYSIFFGFAFGWLSSVLFETLMDLVGAQRFSSAVGLVTIIECGPVLLGPPLLGKFKDIYHDYKYTYQGCGILLIVSSFFLFMGMGLNYRLLRKEKQEEERLARAGHPKSSRVVEARSTDTV; encoded by the exons ATGCCGGCAGCAGTGGGCGGTCCTGTGGGCTACACCCCCCCTGAGGGAGGCTGGGGCTGGATGGTGGTGATCGGAGCCTTCATCTCCATCGGCTTCTCCTACGCCTTCCCCAAGTCCATCACCGTCTTCTTCAAAGAGATCGAGTCCATCTTTGACGTGACTAGCAGCCAGGTCTCCTGGATCTCCTCCATCATGCTGGCAGTCACCTACGGAGGAG GTCCCATCAGCAGCATCCTGGTCAACAAGTATGGGAGTCGGCGTGTGATGATGCTGGGAGGATGTCTGTCCGGTCTGGGCCTGGTTGCCGCCTCCTTCTGCAACTCCGTGCAAGCCTTGTACTTGTGCATCGGTGTGGTGGGAG GACTGGGATTGTCCTTCAACCTCAACCCTGCCCTTACCATGATCGGGAAATACTTCTACAACCGGAGACCCATCGCCAACGGCATCGCCATGGCCGGCAGTCCGGTTTTCCTCTCCACGCTGGCCCCTCTCAACACCTGGTTCTACGACCGCTTCGGCTGGAGAGGAAGCTTCCTGATCCTGGGCGGCCTGCTGCTCAACTGCTGCGTGGCCGGGTCCCTCATGAGGCCCATCGGACCCAAGGCCAAGCCCGCCGAGAAGACCACGGGGAGGTCGGGCTGCTCGCAAATTCTAAACAGCTTCATTGACATGTCCTTGTTCAAGCACCGCGGCTTCCTGCTCTACATCTCGGGCAATATTATTATGTTCTTTGGTCTTTTTGCTCCGCTGGTGTTCCTCAGTAACTTTGCAAAGAGCAAGGACATCCCAAAAGAGAAAGCGGCATTCCTGCTGTCAGTTTTGGCCTTCGTTGACATGGTGGCCCGGCCCTCCATGGGCATTGTAGCCAACACCAAGTGGGTTCGGCCCAGGATTCAGTATTTCTTTGCCGCTTCTGTGCTGTACAATGGCGTGTGCCATGTCCTGGCCCCCATGTCCGTGGACTACAAAGGCTTTGTCATCTACTCCATCTTCTTTGGCTTTGCTTTTGGCTGGCTCAGCTCCGTGTTGTTTGAGACCTTGATGGACCTGGTGGGAGCCCAACGCTTCTCCAGCGCCGTGGGCCTGGTGACGATCATCGAATGTGGACCCGTGCTGCTCGGCCCGCCTCTGCTAG GCAAGTTCAAGGACATCTACCACGACTACAAGTACACCTACCAGGGCTGCGGGATCCTCCTCATCGTCTCCAGCTTCTTCCTCTTCATGGGGATGGGCCTCAACTATCGTCTGCTGAGAAAGGAGAAACAAGAGGAGGAGCGGCTGGCCAGAGCAGGACATCCCAAGTCCTCCAGGGTGGTGGAGGCCAGAAGCACCGACACCGTCTGA